In a single window of the Lates calcarifer isolate ASB-BC8 linkage group LG1, TLL_Latcal_v3, whole genome shotgun sequence genome:
- the nr4a2a gene encoding nuclear receptor subfamily 4 group A member 2a gives MPCVQAQYGSSPQGASPASQSYSYHTAGEYSCDFLTPEFVKFSMDLTNTEITATTSLPSFSTFMDNYNTSYDVKPPCLYQMPHSGEQSSIKVEDVQMHNYHQQSHLPPQSEEMMAHSGPMYFKPSSPHAPSTPNFQVQPNHMWEDPGSLHSFHQNYVAATSHMIDQRKNPVSRLSLFSFKQSPPGTPVSSCQMRFDGPLHVSMNHDNPGAHRGLDGQSFAVPSAIRKQAGLAFPHSLQLGHGHQLVDSQVPSPPSRGSPSNEGLCAVCGDNAACQHYGVRTCEGCKGFFKRTVQKNAKYVCLANKNCPVDKRRRNRCQFCRFQKCLVVGMVREVVRTDNLKGRRGRLPSKPKSPQEPSPPSPPVSLISALVRAHVDSNPSMSALDYSRFQANPDYQMTGDNTQHIQQFYDLLTGSMEIIRGWAEKIPGFSDLPKQDQDLLFESAFLELFVLRLAYRSNPVEGKLIFCNGVVLHRLQCVRGFGEWVDAIVEFSSNLQSMNIDISAFSCIAALAMVTERHGLKEPKRVEDLQNKIVNCLKDQVTFNGGGLNRPNYLSKLLGKLPELRTLCTQGLQRIFYLKLEDLVPPPAIIDKLFLDTLPF, from the exons ATGCCCTGCGTCCAGGCTCAGTATGGATCATCACCTCAAGGAGCTAGTCCTGCTTCCCAGAGCTACAGCTACCACACCGCAGGAGAATACAGCTGCGACTTCTTAACACCTGAGTTTGTTAAGTTTAGCATGGACTTGACCAACACTGAGATCACAGCTACTACTTCTCTCCCGAGTTTCAGTACATTCATGGACAACTATAACACCAGTTACGACGTTAAACCGCCCTGTCTGTATCAGATGCCCCATTCTGGAGAGCAGTCCTCTATCAAGGTGGAGGACGTCCAGATGCACAACTACCACCAGCAGAGCCACCTGCCACCTCAGTCAGAAGAAATGATGGCTCACTCTGGGCCTATGTACTTCAAGCCCTCCTCGCCTCATGCCCCGAGTACACCAAACTTCCAAGTTCAGCCTAATCACATGTGGGAGGACCCTGGCTCCCTCCACAGCTTCCACCAGAACTATGTTGCGGCCACTTCTCATATGATAGACCAGCGCAAGAATCCGGTATCGAGGCTTTCGCTCTTCTCCTTCAAGCAGTCCCCGCCCGGTACTCCTGTTTCCAGCTGTCAGATGCGGTTCGACGGGCCGCTGCACGTCTCCATGAACCATGACAACCCGGGCGCGCACCGCGGCCTGGACGGCCAGAGCTTTGCCGTGCCGAGCGCCATACGGAAACAGGCTGGCCTGGCCTTTCCTCACTCCCTGCAGCTCGGCCACGGGCACCAGCTGGTGGACAGCCAAGTGCCATCGCCCCCGTCCCGAGGATCTCCGTCAAACGAGGGTTTGTGTGCGGTATGTGGAGACAACGCAGCCTGCCAGCATTATGGAGTGAGAACCTGCGAGGGCTGCAAAGGATTTTTCAAG CGCACCGTccagaaaaatgcaaaatacgTGTGTTTAGCAAATAAAAACTGTCCTGTTGACAAACGCCGGAGAAATCGTTGCCAGTTCTGCCGTTTCCAGAAGTGCCTTGTCGTCGGAATGGTGAGAGAAG TTGTCCGAACGGATAATCTCAAAGGTCGGAGAGGACGCCTACCATCCAAACCCAAAAGTCCCCAGGAGCCCTCCCCACCCTCGCCGCCGGTGAGCCTCATAAGCGCACTTGTTAGGGCCCATGTGGACTCCAACCCCTCCATGTCAGCTTTGGACTACTCCAGA TTCCAGGCTAACCCTGACTACCAAATGACTGGAGACAACACTCAGCACATCCAGCAGTTCTATGATCTCCTGACGGGCTCCATGGAGATCATCCGGGGCTGGGCGGAGAAGATCCCCGGCTTTTCTGATCTCCCGAAGCAAGATCAAGATCTCCTCTTTGAATCCGCCTTCCTTGAACTTTTTGTCCTGCGGCTTGCGTACAG GTCCAACCCGGTGGAAGGCAAACTTATTTTTTGTAACGGGGTGGTGTTACACAGGCTACAGTGCGTCCGTGGATTTGGAGAGTGGGTGGACGCTATCGTGGAGTTTTCCTCGAACTTGCAGAGCATGAACATCGACATCTCAGCTTTCTCCTGCATCGCAGCTCTGGCCATGGTAACAG aACGACACGGGCTTAAGGAACCCAAAAGAGTCGAGGATCTTCAAAACAAGATAGTCAACTGCCTCAAAGATCAAGTGACATTCAATGGCGGTGGATTGAATCGTCCCAACTACTTGTCAAAACTCTTGGGAAAGCTCCCTGAACTGCGCACACTATGTACCCAAGGTCTGCAGCGTATCTTTTACCTAAAACTAGAAGATCTAGTCCCTCCGCCAGCAATAATTGACAAACTTTTCCTCGACACCCTACCTTTCTGA